A part of Brassica rapa cultivar Chiifu-401-42 chromosome A05, CAAS_Brap_v3.01, whole genome shotgun sequence genomic DNA contains:
- the LOC103868829 gene encoding uncharacterized protein LOC103868829, with protein sequence MFRTFCARPPELEFSSQFNRPVKPHLSRHTIFSTHLNRRFSFTPTHATCQQKSTKGPSSKFPGKSLETSNEPSLNFRPNHFLQFNIYKHLIFHLPTQVDEKMASLSTSLLGIRRMSKAQEKTKNTVLCKKHPKHRQSPGVCSLCLNERLSMFIKATSSSTYSYLRLRKAPHIIYSSSTTSLSSSSSVSSCPSPLVDRRCYLLMAGGSGREKGSLCMTKSRSVAHKVDDEKRKKKETRGGFFFRFGGFKKREQERIVDN encoded by the coding sequence ATGTTTCGGACTTTCTGCGCGCGCCCACCAGAATTGGAATTTTCTAGTCAATTCAACAGACCTGTTAAACCCCATCTCAGCCGTCACACGATCTTCTCCACTCATCTCAACCGTCGATTCTCTTTTACCCCGACCCACGCGACCTGTCAACAAAAATCTACAAAAGGCCCATCTTCAAAATTTCCCGGAAAATCCCTAGAAACCTCCAACGAACCATCGTTGAACTTCAGACCAAATCATTTTCtccaatttaatatatataaacacttaaTATTTCATCTACCAACCCAAGTAGATGAAAAAATGGCGAGCTTGAGCACGAGTTTGCTCGGGATAAGACGAATGTCCAAGGCACAAGAGAAGACGAAAAACACAGTGTTGTGTAAGAAGCACCCAAAGCACAGGCAATCACCTGGTGTATGCTCTCTCTGTCTCAACGAGAGGCTCTCTATGTTCATCAAAGCAACTTCATCTTCTACTTATTCTTATTTACGTTTACGAAAAGCCCCTCACATCATATACTCTTCCTCAACGACTTCTCTCTCCTCCTCATCATCTGTCTCTTCTTGCCCTTCTCCTCTTGTGGATCGCCGATGCTACTTGTTAATGGCCGGAGGCAGCGGCCGAGAAAAAGGGAGTTTATGTATGACGAAAAGCCGATCAGTAGCACATAAAGTGGATgatgagaaaagaaagaagaaggagacgAGAGGTGGTTTCTTTTTTCGGTTTGGTGGATTCAAGAAGAGAGAACAAGAGAGAATTGTAGATAATTAG